One Setaria italica strain Yugu1 chromosome I, Setaria_italica_v2.0, whole genome shotgun sequence DNA window includes the following coding sequences:
- the LOC101782853 gene encoding succinate-semialdehyde dehydrogenase, mitochondrial translates to MAMAIGMMTMRRAAALGARHILAASSSSRVVPLRHMSADAGAAMEKIRAAGLLRTQGLIAGQWVDAYDGKTIEVQNPATGEVLASVSCMGSRETSDAIASAHSTFYSWSKLTANERSKALRKWYDLIIAHKEELALLMTLEQGKPMKEALGEVNYGASFIEYFAEEAKRIYGDIIPPTLSDRRLLVLKQPVGVVGAITPWNFPLAMITRKVGPALACGCTVVVKPSEFTPLTALAAADLALQAGIPAGALNVVMGNAPEIGDALLQSTQVRKITFTGSTAVGKKLMAGSADTVKKVSLELGGNAPCIVFDDADIDVAVKGSLAAKFRNSGQTCVCANRILVQEGIYEKFASAFIKAVQSLQVGNGLEESTSQGPLINEAAVQKVEKFINDATSKGANVMLGGKRHSLGMTFYEPTVVGNVSNDMLLFREEVFGPVAPLIPFKTEEEAIHLANDTNAGLAAYIFTRSIPRSWRVSESLEYGLVGVNEGIISTEVAPFGGVKQSGLGREGSKYGVDEYLELKYICMGNMG, encoded by the exons ATGGCGATGGCGATAGGGATGATGACGATGCgacgcgcggcggcgctcggcgcccGCCACATCCTggcggcatcctcctcctcccgcgtcGTACCCCTCCGCCAC ATGAGCGCGGACGCGGGTGCTGCGATGGAGAAGAtccgggcggcggggctgctCAGGACGCAGGGGCTCATCGCCGGGCAGTGGGTCGACGCATACGACGGCAAGACCATCGAG GTGCAAAACCCAGCCACTGGTGAGGTCCTTGCAAGTGTGTCCTGTATGGGCAGCAGAGAAACATCCGATGCTATAGCTTCTGCTCATAGTACATTCTATT CTTGGAGTAAACTCACTGCAAATGAGAGGAGCAAGGCACTGAGAAAATG GTATGATCTAATTATTGCACACAAGGAAGAGCTTGCACTTCTCATGACACTGGAGCAGGGGAAACCCATGAAAGAAGCCCTTGGTGAG GTCAATTATGGCGCAAGTTTCATAGAATATTTCGCTGAGGAAGCAAAGCGTATATACGGTGACATCATTCCCCCAACTCTGTCAGACCGCAGACTGTTGGTTCTGAAGCAG CCTGTTGGGGTAGTTGGAGCTATCACACCATGGAATTTTCCATTAGCAATGATAACCCGAAAG GTTGGGCCAGCTTTGGCATGTGGCTGCACTGTTGTTGTCAAGCCATCGGAGTTCACACCTCTGACAGCATTAGCTGCAGCAGACCTTGCTCTTCAAGCTGGAATACCAGCG GGTGCACTAAATGTTGTGATGGGTAATGCTCCTGAGATAGGTGATGCATTACTGCAGAGTACACAG gTCAGGAAGATTACGTTCACTGGATCAACAGCTGTTGGCAAAAAACTGATGGCAGGATCTGCAGATACTGTGAAAAAG gTCTCTTTGGAACTTGGTGGGAATGCACCTTGCATTGTTTTCGATGATGCAGACATCGATGTTGCTGTTAAAGGCAGT CTTGCTGCCAAGTTCCGTAACAGTGGACAGACATGTGTTTGTGCAAACAGGATATTGGTGCAAGAAG GTATCTATGAAAAATTTGCAAGCGCATTCATCAAGGCTGTTCAGAGTCTGCAGGTCGGTAATGGGCTAGAAGAGAGCACATCACAG GGTCCTCTGATTAATGAAGCTGCTGTCCAAAAG GTGGAGAAGTTCATAAATGATGCGACTTCAAAG GGAGCAAACGTCATGCTAGGTGGTAAAAGGCACAGCCTGGGGATGACATTTTATGAGCCAACTGTAGTAGGGAATGTCAGCAATGATATgcttcttttcag gGAAGAAGTTTTTGGTCCAGTTGCACCTCTTATACCATTCAAAACTGAGGAAGAAGCAATCCATTTGGCCAATGATACAAACGCAG GCTTAGCTGCATACATATTTACCAGGAGCATACCTCGATCGTGGCGTGTCTCTGAATCTCTTGAATACGGCTTAGTTGGGGTAAACGAGGGAATTATTTCAACAGAG GTGGCACCATTTGGCGGAGTAAAGCAGTCAGGTCTTGGGAGAGAAGGATCAAAATACGGCGTCGACGAGTACCTGGAG CTCAAGTATATATGCATGGGCAACATGGGCTGA
- the LOC101782452 gene encoding myb family transcription factor APL, with the protein MFSSKKATSAAAAAAAVSSNDRQMCVQGDSGLVLTTDPKPRLRWTVELHERFVDAVTQLGGPDKATPKTIMRVMGVKGLTLYHLKSHLQKFRLGKQPHKEFNDHSVKDAAAMEMQRNAASSSGMMGRSMNDRSVHMNEAIRMQMEVQRRLHEQLEVQKHLQMRIEAQGKYMQSILEKAYQTIASGDVAACPAGGYKSLGNPAIVDVCSFKDIGPSMGFASLQDLHMYGGGHLDLQHQMERPMEAFFANCDMGSLGKKRLSPYAAGKSPMMWGDDEQGKGGIDHLQMAPPMMDAGGIDVMDSIADVYGDVKPMMSSDSTGSKGCFEGKLERPSPRRPHMGNERMGSPSVIGGQTRNLSYG; encoded by the exons ATGTTCTCTTCCAAGAAGGCCACtagcgccgctgccgctgccgctgccgtgaGCTCAAATGATAGACAGATGTGTGTTCAGGGAGACTCGGGCCTCGTCCTCACCACCGACCCCAAGCCCCGCCTCCGGTGGACGGTCGAGCTCCATGAGCGCTTCGTCGACGCCGTCACGCAGCTCGGCGGCCCGGACA AGGCGACTCCAAAGACTATCATGAGGGTCATGGGAGTGAAGGGGCTTACTCTCTACCACCTCAAGAGCCACCTCCAG AAATTCAGGTTAGGGAAGCAGCCACACAAGGAGTTCAACGATCACTCAGTTAAGGATG CTGCAGCAATGGAGATGCAACGGAACGCGGCATCTTCTTCAGGCATGATGGGAAGAAGCATGAATGA CCGCAGCGTGCACATGAATGAGGCTATCAGGATGCAAATGGAAGTCCAGAGAAGGCTACATGAGCAACTAGAG GTGCAAAAGCACCTCCAGATGAGGATTGAAGCCCAGGGGAAGTACATGCAGTCCATCCTGGAGAAAGCCTACCAGACCATCGCCTCCGGCGACGTCGCAGCGTGCCCGGCCGGCGGGTACAAGTCCCTAGGCAACCCGGCGATCGTCGACGTCTGCTCCTTCAAGGACATTGGCCCTTCCATGGGCTTCGCCTCCTTGCAAGACCTGCACATGTACGGCGGCGGCCACCTGGACCTGCAGCACCAGATGGAGCGGCCAATGGAGGCCTTCTTCGCCAACTGCGACATGGGCTCGCTGGGGAAGAAGAGGCTCAGCCCTTACGCCGCCGGCAAGAGCCCCATGATGTGGGGCGACGATGAGCAGGGCAAGGGAGGCATCGACCACCTCCAGATGGCGCCGCCAATGATGGACGCCGGCGGCATCGACGTCATGGACTCCATCGCCGACGTGTACGGCGACGTGAAGCCCATGATGTCCAGCGACTCCACGGGGAGCAAGGGCTGCTTCGAGGGCAAGCTCGAGAGGccatcgccgcggcggccgcacATGGGCAACGAGAGGATGGGCAGCCCGTCGGTGATCGGAGGCCAGACGAGGAACCTGTCCTACGGGTAA
- the LOC105914028 gene encoding formin-like protein 3, with protein sequence MPDGGRALRTGRRACGNDGRRGPLPDTHAVLPERHRLTSRALPCLPDRRRDPSQITSSPTEALHGCLTPLDTAAHPKHHRQLHPPLHRHPPEVSSSHLPSTFSPPGAPPRPLPDAAVLPEHRHLASQSITAAPPRCPSTPPSSRSTVASPPERLLASLSATTAPSPTPLHTATLPEHRRLPRPPLHPPALPRPPLLPDIADHLPDARRRYASLLPTAT encoded by the coding sequence ATGCCGGACGGGGGACGCGCGTTGCGTACGGGTAGGAGGGCCTGTGGCaacgacggccgccgcggcccccTCCCTGACACCCATGCCGTCCTCCCGGAGCGCCACCGCCTCACCTCCCGAGCACTACCTTGTCTACCGGATCGCCGCCGTGACCCCTCCCAGATCACCTCCTCACCTACTGAAGCGCTCCACGGATGCTTGACGCCCCTCGACACTGCCGCCCACCCgaagcaccaccgccagctACACCCTCCTCTCCACCGCCACCCTCCCGAAGTGTCGTCGTCTCACCTCCCGAGCACCTTCTCGCCTCCCGGAGCACCGCCGCGGCCCCTCCCTGACGCCGCCGTCCTCCCAGAGCATCGTCACCTCGCCTCCCAGAGCATCACTGCGGCCCCTCCCCGATGcccctcgacgccgccgtcctcccGGAGCACCGTCGCCTCGCCTCCCGagcgcctcctcgcctccctgAGCGCCACCACGGCCCCCTCCCCGACGCCCCTACACACTGCCACCCTcccggagcaccgccgcctACCGCGTCCCCCTCTACACCCGCCGGCCCTGCCCCgacctccgctcctccccgacATTGCCGACCACCTCCCCGACGCCCGACGCCGCtacgcctccctcctccccaccgCTACATGA
- the LOC101784069 gene encoding haloacid dehalogenase-like hydrolase domain-containing protein 3: MSNRIQLGYHRHSSPSPASMSSSSLLSKLRLVTVDVTGTLIAYRGQLGDYYCLAAKSAGMPCPDYARVHQGFKLAYADMSRRHPCFGHAAAMPTAEWWKACVRDSFARAGYDYDDGTFERIFRRIYATFGSSAPYSVFPDARPFLRWLRGRGLAVGIVSNAEYRYRDVVLPALGLNQGSEWDFGVFSGVVGVEKPDPRIYEAALEAAGGVAPAEALHIGDSLRKDYAPARSLGMHALLLDRFGTAEAESWRRSGTPVLPDLAAAREWLAGDAKEEAAAPVTAR, encoded by the exons ATGAGCAATCGGATCCAGCTTGGCTATCATCGTCACAGTTCACCTTCACCAGCAAGCATGTCGTCGTCCTCGCTGCTGTCGAAGCTGCGGTTGGTCACCGTGGACGTGACGGGGACCCTGATCGCCTACAGGGGCCAGCTCGGCGACTACTACTGCCTGGCGGCCAAGTCCGCCGGGATGCCCTGCCCGGACTACGCGCGCGTGCACCAGGGCTTCAAGCTCGCCTACGCCGACATGAGCCGGCGGCACCCGTGCttcggccacgccgccgccatgccgaCCGCCGAGTGGTGGAAGGCGTGCGTCAGGGACTCCTTCGCCAGG GCCGGCTACGACTACGACGACGGCACGTTCGAGAGGATATTCCGGCGCATCTACGCCACGTTCGGCTCCTCGGCGCCCTACTCGGTGTTCCCGGACGCGCGCCCCTTCCTGAGGTGGCTGCGGGGCAGGGGGCTCGCCGTCGGCATCGTCAGCAACGCTGAGTACCGGTACAGGGACGTCGTCTTGCCGGCGCTGGGGCTGAACCAG GGCTCGGAGTGGGACTTCGGGGTGTTCtccggcgtcgtcggcgtcgagaaGCCGGACCCGAGGATCTACGAGGCGGCGCTGGAGGCGGCCGGGGGcgtggcgccggcggaggcgctcCACATCGGCGACAGCCTGCGCAAGGACTACGCCCCCGCGCGGAGCCTCGGGATGCACGCGCTGCTGCTGGACAGGTTCGGGACCGCCGAGGCGGAGAGCTGGCGGCGTTCCGGCACGCCGGTGCtcccggacctcgccgccgcgcgggaGTGGCTCGCCGGGGATGCCAAGGAGGAAGCTGCGGCGCCTGTGACGGCCAGGTGA
- the LOC101783256 gene encoding uncharacterized protein LOC101783256, which yields MLRACGGTAPAAVPALVRARLARRASSAAYAAATVADASSASSALEELAAERKGFAKVVLKKGKTQIFRDGSPMVYSGAVDRIIGRPPPKSGDVVLVADGTEKPIGWGLYNSVSMFCVRLMQLEEEARRDPTCALNMETLLEARISSAVNLRKSLGLPSANTNAYRLINSEGDRLSGLIVDIFADVAVIASSAAWVEKYREEIQFLVSKVNGISHIKWRPSADILKEEGLDILEKKEPASSCSTVKVMENGIVYLVSLEGQKTGFYADQRENRHFISLLSKDQRVLDICCYSGGFALNAAKGGADNVIGIDSSGSALDLANENIILNELNPGRISFVKGDATAFMKGAISKNELWDLVILDPPKLAPRKKVLQSASGMYRNLNALAMQVVKPGGLLMTCSCSGAMTQSGMFLKTIQGAASMAGRKVTVLRQAGAACDHPIDPGYPEGQYLSNYLLRVA from the exons ATGCTTCGCGCTTgcggcggcacggcgccggcggcggtgcccgcGCTTGTCAGGGCGCGCCTGGCTCGGCGCGCCTCCTCCGCAGCCTACGCCGCGGCCACCGTCGCCGATgcttcctccgcctcgtccgccCTGGAAGAGCTCGCCGCCGAGCGCAAAG GTTTCGCAAAAGTAGTATTAAAGAAGGGCAAGACCCAAATATTCCGTGATGGGAGCCCAATGGTGTATAGTGGTGCCGTTGATAGAATAATTGGACGACCTCCTCCGAAATCTGGTGATGTTGTTCTGGTAGCTGATGGAACAGAGAAACCTATCGGATGGGGTCTCTATAACTCTGTGTCCATGTTTTGTGTTAGGCTGATGCAACTGGAAGAAGAGGCAAGAAG AGATCCCACTTGTGCACTTAATATGGAAACACTGCTTGAAGCAAGGATTTCATCTGCTGTGAATTTGCGGAAAAGTTTGGGTCTCCCTTCAGCTAACACAAATGCTTATCGCCTCATCAACAGTGAAGGGGACAG ATTGTCTGGTCTAATCGTGGACATCTTTGCTGACGTTGCTGTGATTGCTTCATCTGCTGCTTGGGTTGAGAAATATAGGGAAGAAATCCAGTTTCTTGTTAGCAAAGTTAATGGCATCAGCCATATAAAGTGGAGGCCTTCAGCAGATATTTTGAAAGAAGAAGGATTGGATATATTAGAAAAAAAGGAGCCTGCTTCTTCATGCTCAACTGTGAAG GTCATGGAGAATGGCATTGTATACTTAGTCTCATTAGAGGGTCAGAAGACAGGATTTTATGCAGATCAACGGGAGAACCGCCATTTTATATCATTGCTTTCAAAGGACCAAAGGGTCCTTGACATTTGCTGCTACAGTGGTGGTTTTGCTCTAAATGCAGCCAAGGGTGGCGCTGATAATGTCATTG GCATTGATTCATCGGGATCAGCACTAGACCTTGCCAATGAGAATATCATTCTCAATGAGCTAAATCCTGGAAGGATCTCATTTGTAAAAGGAGATGCAACTGCATTCATGAAAGGAGCTATCTCAAAAAATGAACTGTGGGACTTGGTAATCCTTGACCCTCCAAAGTTGGCACCTCGAAAGAAG GTGCTACAAAGTGCATCTGGTATGTATAGAAACTTGAATGCTCTTGCAATGCAAGTAGTGAAGCCGGGGGGATTACTCATGACATGCTCTTGTTCTGGAGCTATGACTCAAAGTGGCATGTTCCTTAAAACCATTCAG GGTGCTGCATCAATGGCAGGCAGAAAGGTCACAGTCTTACGCCAAGCTGGGGCAGCTTGTGATCATCCCATCGACCCTGGATACCCTGAGGGCCAGTATCTCAGCAATTACTTGCTACGAGTGGCATGA
- the LOC101783663 gene encoding ALA-interacting subunit 3, with product MDSHAAGSSSGGSGDGGAAPRRNTRKPKYSKFTQQELPACKPILTPKWVISVFVLVGVIFVPIGVASLRASQQVVEIVDRYDDACVPANVTDKLAYIRNKAIPKTCTRNLTITKDMKQPIFVYYQLDNFYQNHRRYVKSRNDAQLRDRSKASDTSNCDPEATVDGKPIVPCGLIAWSLFNDTYNLIRNNENLTVDKKDISWKSDREHKFGSDVFPSNFQKGPLQGGKILNPNLSLSKQEDLIVWMRTAALPTFRKLYGRIYVDLKVNDTITVHLENNYNTYSFGGKKKLVLSTTTWLGGKNDFLGLAYLTVGGLCFFLAFAFTLLYLIKPRKLGDNNYLSWNRPPVGR from the exons ATGGATAGCCACGCCGCCGGGTCGAGCTCCGGCGGAtccggggacggcggcgccgcgcccaGGAGGAACACGAGAAAGCCCAAGT ACTCCAAGTTCACGCAGCAGGAGCTCCCAGCTTGCAAGCCAATTCTTACTCCAAAATGG GTTATTTCAGTATTTGTTCTTGTTGGCGTGATTTTTGTCCCAATTGGTGTTGCTTCGCTGCGAGCTTCACAACAG GTTGTCGAGATTGTTGATCGGTATGATGATGCATGTGTCCCTGCTAATGTGACTGACAAGCTTGCTTACATCCGCAACAAAGCTATACCAAAAACCTGCACAAGGAACCTGACG ATTACAAAGGATATGAAGCAGCCAATTTTTGTGTACTATCAGCTGGATAACTTTTACCAGAATCATAGGAG GTATGTCAAGAGTCGTAATGATGCACAGCTAAGAGACAGAAGTAAGGCGAGTGACACTAGCAATTGTGATCCTGAGGCCACAGTAGATGGAAAGCCAATCGTCCCTTGTGGTCTTATTGCATGGAGCCTGTTCAATGATACATATAACCTCATCCGTAACAATGAAAACTTGACAGTGGACAAGAAAGACATCTCTTGGAAGAGTGACAGAGAGCACAAATTTGGGAGTGATGTCTTCCCATCAAACTTTCAGAAAGGACCTCTTCAAGGTGGAAAAATACTTAATCCAAATTTATCG TTAAGTAAGCAAGAGGACCTTATTGTTTGGATGCGAACTGCAGCACTTCCTACATTCAGGAAGCTGTATGGTAGGATCTATGTTGATCTCAAAGTAAACGACACCATTACAGTCCATTTGGAGAACAATTACAACACCTATAGCTTTGGTGGCAAGAAGAAGTTGGTGCTTTCTACCACAACCTGGCTTGGTGGAAAGAACGATTTTCTTGGTCTTGCATATCTCACTGTTGGTGGGCTCTGCTTCTTCTTGGCATTTGCATTCACCTTGCTCTACTTAATTAAACCAAG GAAATTGGGAGATAACAATTACTTGTCATGGAACAGGCCCCCTGTAGGCCGCTGA